One segment of Deltaproteobacteria bacterium DNA contains the following:
- a CDS encoding methylenetetrahydrofolate--tRNA-(uracil(54)-C(5))-methyltransferase (FADH(2)-oxidizing) TrmFO, translated as MISPNKPEHGDNRAIIIGGGLAGCEAAWQLLSRGYGVNLYEMKPGRYSPAHRIPHLGELVCSNSLRSNQRENAVGLLKEEMRHFDSLTMRAADATRIPAGSALAVDRLKFARFIEESLSACPGFNLVREEITHIPDTGMVLIASGPLTSEGLSQSLAELTGSEYLYFYDAISPIIDAETIDYERTFFASRYDKGARDYLNCPMTEETYHRFRDALSTAEVVPLKSFEDMKCFEGCLPIEVLAARGLHTLLFGPMKAIGLTDPKTGRSPYAVVQLRRENAGGTLFNMVGFQTKLTYPEQLRIFRAIPGLEEAEFVRYGSVHRNTYLHAPQLLTKTLQLRKDKRVFVSGQITGVEGYVESAATGLWAGISMSASLSGGEISPPPPTTAIGALIHHITRQDLHDFQPMNVNFGLFTPLEQRRIPKRYRGSHYADRALSDIRLWKETLNKKTLLDIPLNGDCPEDRVS; from the coding sequence ATGATCTCCCCCAACAAACCGGAACACGGAGACAATCGCGCCATCATCATCGGCGGGGGGCTTGCCGGCTGTGAAGCGGCCTGGCAACTGCTGTCCAGAGGCTACGGGGTCAATCTGTACGAAATGAAACCCGGACGATACTCCCCCGCGCATCGGATACCCCACCTGGGAGAACTGGTCTGCAGTAATTCCCTGCGTTCCAATCAACGCGAAAATGCCGTGGGGTTGCTAAAAGAAGAGATGCGGCATTTCGACTCTCTCACCATGCGTGCCGCCGATGCGACCCGGATACCGGCGGGATCCGCCCTGGCCGTCGACCGGCTTAAATTCGCCCGCTTCATCGAGGAAAGCCTTTCCGCCTGCCCGGGCTTCAATCTCGTCAGGGAAGAAATCACCCACATTCCGGATACGGGCATGGTGTTGATAGCCTCGGGGCCTCTAACCTCGGAAGGTCTGTCGCAAAGTCTTGCGGAGCTGACCGGCTCGGAATACCTGTACTTTTATGACGCCATTTCGCCGATTATCGATGCGGAAACGATCGATTATGAAAGAACCTTTTTTGCATCGCGCTACGACAAGGGCGCGAGGGATTATCTCAACTGTCCCATGACGGAAGAAACCTATCATCGTTTCAGGGATGCTCTCAGTACGGCGGAGGTGGTTCCCCTGAAATCCTTCGAGGACATGAAGTGTTTCGAAGGCTGTCTTCCCATCGAAGTGCTGGCCGCCCGGGGATTGCATACCCTGCTGTTCGGTCCCATGAAAGCGATCGGCCTGACAGATCCCAAAACAGGCCGATCTCCTTACGCCGTTGTTCAACTGCGTCGGGAAAATGCCGGGGGAACCCTGTTCAATATGGTGGGATTTCAAACGAAACTAACTTATCCTGAACAGTTGCGAATCTTCCGCGCCATACCCGGCCTGGAAGAAGCCGAATTTGTCCGGTATGGAAGTGTTCATCGCAACACGTACCTGCACGCGCCGCAATTGCTCACCAAGACGTTGCAGCTCCGAAAAGACAAACGGGTTTTCGTCTCCGGGCAGATCACGGGCGTCGAGGGATACGTGGAATCGGCCGCAACAGGGCTTTGGGCCGGAATCTCGATGTCCGCGTCGTTATCCGGCGGGGAGATCAGCCCCCCTCCTCCGACTACGGCGATCGGCGCACTGATCCACCACATAACCAGGCAAGACCTGCACGATTTTCAGCCGATGAACGTTAATTTCGGTCTTTTTACCCCCCTTGAACAAAGAAGAATTCCCAAGCGGTACCGAGGATCGCATTATGCCGATCGCGCGCTGTCTGATATCAGGCTATGGAAAGAGACGCTGAACAAAAAAACCCTCCTGGACATCCCATTGAACGGGGATTGTCCGGAAGATCGGGTTTCCTGA
- a CDS encoding DUF2764 family protein, with the protein MSGYYSYILSTLPGLHYGMNPPFSMEDFIKKLTGFIPEDEQRTIREYATEKVDVPSATEPVGRMFAAFETTLRNHLVRLRSTDLGVSPEKYLKSREEKIDQRIERYASEAYKNQDPLESERILDQTRWNCLEEMESGHIFNFSALLIYTLKLKILLKWHVIDTADKAAVFNETLSSFNLKELPINRS; encoded by the coding sequence ATGTCGGGCTATTATTCCTATATTCTATCGACCTTGCCCGGCCTGCATTACGGAATGAACCCGCCCTTCTCGATGGAGGATTTCATAAAAAAATTGACGGGTTTCATTCCAGAGGATGAACAGAGGACGATTCGGGAATACGCCACGGAAAAGGTGGACGTTCCGTCGGCGACGGAACCGGTCGGACGTATGTTCGCCGCCTTCGAAACAACCCTCAGGAATCATCTCGTGAGACTCCGCAGCACCGACCTCGGTGTCTCTCCGGAAAAATACCTGAAGTCTCGGGAAGAAAAAATCGATCAGCGGATCGAACGGTATGCCTCGGAGGCATACAAAAATCAGGATCCGCTTGAATCGGAAAGGATACTGGACCAGACCCGCTGGAATTGTCTGGAAGAAATGGAATCGGGACACATATTCAACTTTTCCGCTTTGCTGATTTACACGCTGAAGCTGAAAATCCTGCTGAAATGGCATGTCATTGATACGGCGGACAAAGCGGCCGTTTTCAATGAAACCCTTTCTTCCTTCAACCTGAAAGAGCTTCCAATCAATCGATCATGA
- a CDS encoding rubrerythrin family protein — MSKSLRGTRTEKNLLAAFAGESQARNRYTYFASVAKKEGYEQIARIFLETAENEKEHAKIFFKFLEGGDVELTAAYPAGVIGDTKANLEAAAAGEMHEWTTLYSDFSAAAKDEGFDEIARTFDQVAKVEKYHEARYRALIKNVTNSEVFSKKTPVKWHCLNCGYVHEGASAPQVCPACQHPQAYFEVLAENY; from the coding sequence ATGAGCAAATCGCTTCGAGGAACGAGAACGGAAAAAAATCTTCTGGCCGCTTTCGCCGGAGAATCCCAGGCAAGAAACCGCTACACATATTTTGCGAGTGTCGCCAAAAAAGAGGGGTATGAACAGATTGCCCGTATTTTTCTGGAAACGGCTGAAAACGAAAAGGAACATGCCAAAATATTCTTTAAGTTTTTGGAAGGCGGCGACGTCGAGCTGACGGCCGCTTACCCTGCAGGCGTCATCGGGGATACGAAGGCAAACCTGGAGGCCGCGGCTGCTGGCGAAATGCACGAATGGACGACCCTTTATTCCGATTTCAGTGCGGCCGCGAAAGACGAGGGTTTTGATGAAATTGCCCGGACCTTCGATCAGGTCGCCAAGGTGGAAAAATATCATGAGGCCCGTTATCGTGCGTTGATCAAAAATGTCACCAACAGCGAAGTCTTTTCGAAAAAAACCCCGGTCAAATGGCATTGCCTGAACTGCGGTTATGTTCATGAGGGAGCGTCGGCGCCCCAGGTGTGTCCTGCGTGCCAACATCCTCAGGCCTACTTCGAGGTACTGGCGGAAAACTATTGA
- a CDS encoding V-type ATP synthase subunit K (produces ATP from ADP in the presence of a proton gradient across the membrane; the K subunit is a nonenzymatic component which binds the dimeric form by interacting with the G and E subunits) — MDMNVIAQLRDLGPLAALAFAAMGSALGSGEAGMAAIGAWKKSFSQNKTASFILVAFVGAPLTQTIYGMILMNKMAEYAMQGFFLWGTGIVAGIAIGLSAWMQGKAAACACDAMGETGKGFGNYIVVLGIVETVALFVMAFALGVLGKLAV; from the coding sequence ATGGATATGAATGTCATTGCCCAGTTGAGAGATCTCGGGCCCCTGGCCGCCCTGGCCTTCGCCGCGATGGGTTCCGCCCTGGGTTCGGGCGAGGCGGGCATGGCCGCCATCGGAGCCTGGAAGAAGAGCTTCTCCCAGAATAAGACCGCATCCTTTATACTGGTCGCCTTTGTCGGGGCCCCCCTGACCCAGACGATTTACGGCATGATTCTGATGAACAAAATGGCCGAATACGCGATGCAGGGGTTTTTCCTCTGGGGAACGGGCATTGTCGCAGGCATCGCCATCGGCCTTTCCGCCTGGATGCAGGGAAAAGCGGCTGCTTGCGCCTGTGACGCCATGGGTGAAACGGGAAAAGGGTTCGGGAATTACATTGTGGTTCTCGGTATTGTTGAAACCGTTGCGCTTTTCGTCATGGCCTTCGCCTTGGGGGTATTGGGCAAGCTCGC
- a CDS encoding V-type ATP synthase subunit A, with product MSKVRIGQIVKINGNMVSVNIEGLFVIQNEVAFIVHGGERLKAEVIRIRGDEVDLQVFEDTVGFSAGNPVEFSGELLSVDLGPGLLGQIYDGLQNPLPVLADEFGFFLKRGAYSFPLDKEKLWHFTPQVREGDKILRGDKIGFVPEKIFQHHILAPFSLRGFYRVQSIVPPGDYRITDRLALLEDSRGRQREITMHQRWPIKLPIRAYEEKLKPDRALVSKMRVIDTLFPVALGGTYCVPGPFGAGKTVLQQLISRHAEVDVVIIAACGERAGEVVETIKTFPHLTDPRTGQSLSDRTVIICNTSSMPVAARESSVYTAVTIAEYYRQLGLHVLLLADSTSRWAQAMREMSGRLEEIPGEEAFPSYLESRIASFYERAGIVLLNDGSHGSVTIGGTISPAGGNFEEPVTQATLKVVGAFQGLSRERSNARKFPSIDPLISWSKYTGSIPEAQTQAGHAMLRKSSDVSQMMKVIGEEGTALGDFVDYLKGDFFDFAYVQQNAFDPVDEATVMERQAHVYGMLHQILTTELVFESKDSARFFFQQMGQLFRTLNATPWQTEGFTSLEKDIGKLLEKHISHSEESGHA from the coding sequence ATGAGTAAAGTTCGTATAGGACAAATCGTTAAAATTAACGGCAACATGGTTTCCGTCAACATTGAAGGCCTGTTTGTCATCCAGAATGAGGTTGCATTCATCGTCCACGGGGGCGAGCGGCTCAAAGCCGAGGTCATCCGAATCCGCGGCGATGAAGTGGATTTGCAGGTTTTTGAAGACACCGTGGGATTTTCAGCGGGGAATCCCGTTGAATTTTCAGGCGAACTCCTTTCCGTCGATCTGGGGCCGGGCCTGTTGGGCCAGATTTACGACGGTCTTCAGAACCCCCTGCCCGTCCTTGCCGATGAATTCGGTTTTTTCCTCAAACGGGGCGCTTACAGTTTTCCTCTGGACAAAGAGAAATTATGGCATTTCACACCCCAAGTCAGGGAGGGTGACAAGATTCTACGGGGAGATAAAATCGGCTTCGTTCCCGAAAAAATATTCCAGCATCACATCCTCGCCCCTTTTTCCCTTCGGGGGTTTTACAGGGTCCAGTCCATTGTCCCCCCGGGGGACTACCGGATTACGGACAGGCTGGCGCTGCTGGAAGACAGCCGGGGGCGACAGCGCGAGATAACCATGCACCAGCGCTGGCCAATCAAGCTCCCCATCAGGGCTTACGAGGAAAAATTGAAACCGGATCGCGCCCTTGTGTCGAAGATGCGTGTCATCGATACCCTCTTCCCTGTCGCCCTGGGGGGCACCTATTGCGTACCCGGCCCCTTCGGCGCGGGCAAGACCGTGTTGCAGCAACTCATCAGCCGTCATGCCGAAGTCGATGTGGTCATCATCGCCGCCTGCGGGGAACGGGCCGGTGAAGTGGTGGAAACCATCAAGACGTTTCCCCACCTGACGGATCCGCGCACGGGCCAGTCGCTCAGCGATCGGACGGTGATCATCTGCAACACGAGTTCCATGCCGGTGGCCGCGCGCGAATCCAGTGTTTACACCGCTGTCACAATCGCTGAATACTACCGCCAGCTTGGGCTGCATGTCCTGTTGCTGGCCGATTCGACTTCGCGCTGGGCGCAGGCCATGCGGGAAATGTCCGGCCGCCTGGAAGAAATTCCCGGCGAGGAGGCTTTTCCCTCCTACCTCGAATCACGCATCGCGTCATTTTATGAACGGGCGGGAATCGTTCTCCTCAATGACGGTTCCCACGGCTCCGTCACGATCGGCGGAACGATCAGCCCCGCCGGCGGCAATTTCGAGGAGCCCGTCACCCAGGCGACATTGAAGGTGGTCGGCGCCTTTCAGGGCCTTTCACGGGAGCGTTCCAATGCGAGAAAATTTCCATCGATCGACCCCCTCATCAGTTGGAGCAAGTACACCGGTTCCATACCGGAGGCGCAAACCCAGGCGGGCCATGCCATGCTGAGAAAAAGCTCCGATGTTTCCCAGATGATGAAAGTGATCGGCGAGGAAGGGACCGCCCTCGGAGATTTCGTCGATTACCTGAAGGGAGACTTCTTCGATTTTGCCTATGTCCAGCAGAATGCCTTCGACCCCGTTGACGAAGCCACCGTCATGGAGCGCCAGGCCCACGTTTACGGTATGCTTCACCAAATCCTGACGACGGAGCTGGTATTTGAAAGCAAAGATTCCGCAAGGTTCTTCTTTCAGCAAATGGGACAGCTTTTCAGGACCCTGAACGCCACGCCATGGCAAACGGAAGGGTTCACTTCCCTCGAAAAGGACATAGGCAAACTGCTTGAAAAGCATATTTCCCATTCGGAGGAGTCAGGTCATGCGTAA
- a CDS encoding V-type ATP synthase subunit B: protein MRKFYSRILEIVGDVITVEAENVGYRDIAEVTSARGSSLAQVIRIDGSLVSLQVFTGTRGISTGDRLRFLNHPMRVATGKDLLGRIFSGSGLPLDGGPLLYDHMVDIQGPSVNPVKRIMPDKMIRTGIPMIDLFNTLVESQKIPIFSIAGEPYNELLARIATQAEVDIIILGGIGLKHDDYLYFRDTFETHGVSTRTVCFIHTAADPVVESLLIPDMSLAVAEQFAIEGERVLVLLTDMTNFADAIKEVSITMEQIPSNRGYPGDLYSQLAARYEKAVDFEEAGSITILGLTTMPGDDVTHPVPDNTGYITEGQFYLKNGVIEPFGSLSRLKQNVNGETRDDHRTMMDTMIQLFAMYRETLEKRSMGFQMSNWDSKLLRYGRAFEERMMSLSVNMSLESALDLGWQILADCFSPEETGIKQSMLERHWPGRVEQAS, encoded by the coding sequence ATGCGTAAATTCTACAGCCGGATTCTGGAAATCGTCGGTGACGTGATCACCGTCGAAGCGGAGAACGTCGGATATCGAGATATCGCGGAGGTAACCAGCGCCCGCGGTTCCTCCCTCGCCCAGGTGATCCGTATCGATGGATCCCTGGTTTCCCTTCAAGTCTTCACCGGCACCCGGGGAATTTCAACGGGTGATCGGCTCCGCTTTCTCAACCACCCCATGCGGGTCGCAACGGGCAAAGATCTTTTAGGCCGTATTTTCAGCGGAAGCGGCCTGCCCCTGGACGGGGGCCCCCTCCTTTATGACCACATGGTGGATATCCAGGGGCCGTCGGTCAATCCGGTCAAGCGCATCATGCCAGACAAAATGATCCGCACGGGCATTCCGATGATCGATCTTTTCAACACCCTCGTCGAGTCTCAAAAGATCCCGATCTTCTCCATCGCCGGTGAACCGTATAACGAACTGCTGGCCCGAATCGCCACCCAGGCCGAAGTCGATATCATCATCCTGGGCGGCATCGGTCTCAAACATGACGATTACCTTTACTTCCGGGACACCTTTGAAACGCACGGCGTCAGCACCCGGACGGTCTGCTTCATCCATACCGCCGCCGATCCGGTTGTCGAAAGCCTCCTGATTCCCGATATGTCCCTGGCCGTGGCCGAGCAGTTCGCCATCGAGGGCGAGCGTGTCCTCGTCCTCCTTACGGATATGACCAATTTCGCCGACGCCATCAAGGAAGTCTCCATCACCATGGAGCAGATTCCCTCGAACCGCGGGTACCCCGGAGACCTCTACAGCCAGCTCGCGGCCCGCTACGAAAAAGCCGTTGATTTCGAGGAGGCGGGATCCATCACGATCCTGGGTCTCACGACCATGCCCGGTGACGACGTGACCCACCCCGTTCCCGACAACACCGGTTACATCACGGAAGGACAGTTCTATCTGAAAAACGGTGTCATCGAACCTTTTGGTTCCCTGAGCCGCCTGAAGCAGAACGTCAACGGAGAGACACGGGACGATCATCGCACCATGATGGACACGATGATCCAGCTTTTCGCCATGTACCGGGAAACCCTCGAGAAACGGTCGATGGGTTTCCAGATGAGCAACTGGGACAGCAAGCTCCTTCGTTATGGCCGGGCCTTCGAGGAACGGATGATGTCCCTGTCCGTGAACATGTCCCTTGAAAGCGCCCTCGATTTGGGGTGGCAGATTCTGGCCGACTGTTTCAGCCCGGAAGAAACAGGCATCAAGCAATCGATGCTTGAACGGCATTGGCCCGGCCGGGTGGAGCAGGCATCATGA
- a CDS encoding V-type ATP synthase subunit D — translation MSTVRLTQGELKIQRDRLQAYQRFLPTLQLKKQQLHLELNKQSRALESCRLQLDKLAGDIIPWMGLLAESGIVMGDALDAREVFFTSRNVAGVDIPVFDHLEFQVPDYDLFATPLWLDRGIMLFREYIDSHFQLEALKKGEELLRRELLTTTQRVNLFEKVKIPEAQEHIRLIRIHIGDQLAGSIGRSKLVKRRTARPVREAAR, via the coding sequence ATGAGCACGGTCCGCCTCACCCAGGGAGAACTGAAGATCCAAAGAGACCGGCTGCAGGCGTATCAGCGCTTTCTGCCGACCCTCCAACTGAAAAAGCAGCAGCTTCACCTTGAACTCAACAAGCAGAGCCGCGCCCTGGAGTCCTGCCGCCTGCAACTGGATAAATTGGCGGGGGACATCATCCCCTGGATGGGTCTCCTGGCGGAATCCGGCATCGTCATGGGCGACGCACTCGATGCGCGGGAGGTTTTCTTCACGTCGAGAAATGTTGCGGGGGTTGACATCCCCGTATTCGACCATCTCGAATTCCAGGTTCCCGACTATGACCTCTTCGCAACGCCCCTGTGGCTGGACCGCGGGATCATGCTTTTCAGGGAATATATCGACTCCCATTTCCAGCTCGAAGCCTTGAAAAAGGGAGAAGAACTGCTCAGACGGGAACTTCTCACCACGACTCAACGGGTAAACCTCTTTGAAAAGGTCAAGATTCCCGAAGCCCAGGAGCACATCCGTCTGATCAGGATCCACATCGGCGATCAGCTTGCCGGGAGCATCGGGCGGAGCAAGCTGGTCAAGCGGAGAACGGCCCGACCGGTCAGGGAGGCCGCCCGATGA